A window of Castanea sativa cultivar Marrone di Chiusa Pesio chromosome 1, ASM4071231v1 contains these coding sequences:
- the LOC142621954 gene encoding nuclear pore complex protein NUP1 isoform X2 has translation MEALGEERGAGGKLRKPPSRKPPSTPYSRPPPPPPSQAGAEAGGRRWISKLVDPAYRLISSGATRIFPSLFSKPDSIDALPAPTPQSHQVEQDGGCDDGKCAINLGSSRSTGVASPSGAADRLKGGSKFDGYKQEKNAGLSDDDRLSEIEKLLKGKKFSRDELNHLMEILHSRAVDHKPNMISGGDPAGLVVAQETPRISSEEKDSKKALKLRDQVGASPVEIARAYMGSRASEIGVGSKNITSEDERALLHGNESAAKPFIQSPSPKPSACWPGSMAQDQHGYLTPQSQRSKFGLHNFPRTPYSRTIFSKSKTRITPLQGDSNWGMNISSTPFQQSQTHLIGQVKRSDALDNDYGSVGPIRRTRHKPLAKYSSGGSAYLRASLDGPSQVKNSDASEGILSAVKKNMEIGGTSSTSKSQSLYSKPHSSEKAVAAVHPHTTEMARKILEHIDRNPPTPKDKTSELKLVATWKKPESSVVSNALSNERNTLPNLGYFGSYKNKDKIDQNNYAQRSEDKRNSHFKVPPQDSTSEAAKAVNKGGSAFSVTRPVLPSISISKPVSRWPFTSDAGSGFTFPVSSSGVEPPTPTIVPSFSGSGLQQKEGPAVPSYSFGSQRSNPALVFSFPSTSSATIHEDALDIKFSFGSDEKTQLSFSSLEKDAVCY, from the exons ATGGAAGCACTAGGGGAAGAGAGAGGCGCCGGAGGAAAGCTCAGGAAGCCACCGTCGCGCAAGCCGCCGTCCACACCTTACTCTCGGCCGCCACCACCGCCGCCGAGCCAAGCCGGAGCAGAAGCAGGTGGTCGGCGATGGATTTCGAAGCTGGTCGATCCGGCTTACCGGCTAATTTCCAGTGGCGCCACTCGAATTTTTCCTTCGTTGTTTTCCAAACCAGATTCCATTGATGCCCTTCCTGCACCTACTCCTCAAAGTCACC AAGTGGAACAAGATGGTGGTTGTGACGATGGCAAATGCGCTATAAAT CTTGGATCATCCAGATCAACTGGAGTGGCAAGTCCTAGTGGGGCAGCTGATAGATTGAAGGGTGGTTCTAAATTTGATGGGTACAAACAAGAGAAGAATGCTGGCCTTTCTGATGATGATAGGCTTTCTGAAATTGAGAAgcttttgaaagggaaaaaattttCTAG GGATGAACTTAATCATTTGATGGAGATATTACATTCTAGGGCTGTTGATCATAAGCCAAACATGATTTCGGGAGGAGACCCTGCTGGGCTTGTAGTAGCACAGGAAactccaagaatttcaagtgaagaaaaagaTTCAAAGAAAGCTTTAAAG TTGCGAGATCAAGTTGGTGCTTCGCCAGTTGAAATTGCAAGAGCATACATGGGGAGCAGAGCATCAGAAATAGGCGTTGGTTCTAAAAATATAACATCAGAAGATGAAAGAGCATTACTACATGGTAATGAATCTGCTGCAAAACCATTTATACAATCACCTTCACCTAAGCCGTCTGCATGTTGGCCTGGTTCCATGGCACAGGATCAACATGGTTACTTGACCCCACAAAGTCAAAGAAGCAAATTTGGACTTCATAACTTTCCCCGAACTCCTTATTCTAGAACTATTTTTTCGAAGTCCAAGACCAGG ATCACTCCATTACAAGGTGATAGCAATTGGGGCATGAACATTTCATCAACTCCCTTTCAGCAATCTCAAACTCATTTAATTGGACAG GTGAAAAGGAGTGATGCTCTGGATAATGATTATGGATCGGTGGGACCCATTCGTAGGACAAGGCATAAACCTCTTGCAAAATATTCTTCAGGAGGGTCTGCATATTTACGTGCTTCTCTAGATGGTCCTTCACAGGTGAAAAATTCTGATGCTTCTGAAGGCATCTTGTCTGCTGTCaagaaaaatatggaaattGGAGGAACAAGTAGCACTTCAAAATCTCAGTCATTATACAGTAAGCCACACAGCTCTGAGAAGGCTGTTGCTGCAGTACATCCACATACTACTGAGATGGCTAGGAAGATTTTGGAGCATATTGATAGAAATCCACCCACTCCTAAGGATAAGACTTCAGAGTTAAAGCTAGTCGCTACATGGAAGAAACCTGAATCTTCTGTTGTCAGCAATGCTTTGTCAAATGAGCGTAATACCTTACCAAATTTAGGATATTTTggttcttataaaaataaagataaaattgacCAGAATAATTATGCTCAAAGGAGTGAAGATAAAAGGAACTCTCATTTTAAGGTTCCACCTCAGGACAGTACTTCTGAAGCTGCCAAGGCTGTAAATAAAGGTGGTTCAGCTTTTTCAGTGACTAGACCAGTTTTGCCTTCTATATCTATTAGCAAGCCTGTGTCAAGATGGCCATTTACTTCCGATGCTGGTTCAGGGTTTACATTCCCGGTTTCTTCCTCTGGAGTAGAGCCACCAACACCAACCATTGTGCCATCATTCTCAGGCAGTGGTCTGCAGCAGAAAGAGGGACCTGCTGTTCCTTCATATAGTTTTGGCTCACAAAGGTCTAATCCTGCCCTTGTATTTTCCTTCCCTTCTACAAGCAGTGCTACCATTCATGAAGATGCTCTGGATATTAAGTTCAGCTTTGGATCTGATGAGAAGACGCAGTTATCTTTCAGTTCACTCGAAAAAGATGCTGTCTGCTATTAA
- the LOC142621954 gene encoding uncharacterized protein LOC142621954 isoform X1: protein MEALGEERGAGGKLRKPPSRKPPSTPYSRPPPPPPSQAGAEAGGRRWISKLVDPAYRLISSGATRIFPSLFSKPDSIDALPAPTPQSHQVEQDGGCDDGKCAINPYLLQLGSSRSTGVASPSGAADRLKGGSKFDGYKQEKNAGLSDDDRLSEIEKLLKGKKFSRDELNHLMEILHSRAVDHKPNMISGGDPAGLVVAQETPRISSEEKDSKKALKLRDQVGASPVEIARAYMGSRASEIGVGSKNITSEDERALLHGNESAAKPFIQSPSPKPSACWPGSMAQDQHGYLTPQSQRSKFGLHNFPRTPYSRTIFSKSKTRITPLQGDSNWGMNISSTPFQQSQTHLIGQVKRSDALDNDYGSVGPIRRTRHKPLAKYSSGGSAYLRASLDGPSQVKNSDASEGILSAVKKNMEIGGTSSTSKSQSLYSKPHSSEKAVAAVHPHTTEMARKILEHIDRNPPTPKDKTSELKLVATWKKPESSVVSNALSNERNTLPNLGYFGSYKNKDKIDQNNYAQRSEDKRNSHFKVPPQDSTSEAAKAVNKGGSAFSVTRPVLPSISISKPVSRWPFTSDAGSGFTFPVSSSGVEPPTPTIVPSFSGSGLQQKEGPAVPSYSFGSQRSNPALVFSFPSTSSATIHEDALDIKFSFGSDEKTQLSFSSLEKDAVCY, encoded by the exons ATGGAAGCACTAGGGGAAGAGAGAGGCGCCGGAGGAAAGCTCAGGAAGCCACCGTCGCGCAAGCCGCCGTCCACACCTTACTCTCGGCCGCCACCACCGCCGCCGAGCCAAGCCGGAGCAGAAGCAGGTGGTCGGCGATGGATTTCGAAGCTGGTCGATCCGGCTTACCGGCTAATTTCCAGTGGCGCCACTCGAATTTTTCCTTCGTTGTTTTCCAAACCAGATTCCATTGATGCCCTTCCTGCACCTACTCCTCAAAGTCACC AAGTGGAACAAGATGGTGGTTGTGACGATGGCAAATGCGCTATAAAT CCATATCTATTGCAGCTTGGATCATCCAGATCAACTGGAGTGGCAAGTCCTAGTGGGGCAGCTGATAGATTGAAGGGTGGTTCTAAATTTGATGGGTACAAACAAGAGAAGAATGCTGGCCTTTCTGATGATGATAGGCTTTCTGAAATTGAGAAgcttttgaaagggaaaaaattttCTAG GGATGAACTTAATCATTTGATGGAGATATTACATTCTAGGGCTGTTGATCATAAGCCAAACATGATTTCGGGAGGAGACCCTGCTGGGCTTGTAGTAGCACAGGAAactccaagaatttcaagtgaagaaaaagaTTCAAAGAAAGCTTTAAAG TTGCGAGATCAAGTTGGTGCTTCGCCAGTTGAAATTGCAAGAGCATACATGGGGAGCAGAGCATCAGAAATAGGCGTTGGTTCTAAAAATATAACATCAGAAGATGAAAGAGCATTACTACATGGTAATGAATCTGCTGCAAAACCATTTATACAATCACCTTCACCTAAGCCGTCTGCATGTTGGCCTGGTTCCATGGCACAGGATCAACATGGTTACTTGACCCCACAAAGTCAAAGAAGCAAATTTGGACTTCATAACTTTCCCCGAACTCCTTATTCTAGAACTATTTTTTCGAAGTCCAAGACCAGG ATCACTCCATTACAAGGTGATAGCAATTGGGGCATGAACATTTCATCAACTCCCTTTCAGCAATCTCAAACTCATTTAATTGGACAG GTGAAAAGGAGTGATGCTCTGGATAATGATTATGGATCGGTGGGACCCATTCGTAGGACAAGGCATAAACCTCTTGCAAAATATTCTTCAGGAGGGTCTGCATATTTACGTGCTTCTCTAGATGGTCCTTCACAGGTGAAAAATTCTGATGCTTCTGAAGGCATCTTGTCTGCTGTCaagaaaaatatggaaattGGAGGAACAAGTAGCACTTCAAAATCTCAGTCATTATACAGTAAGCCACACAGCTCTGAGAAGGCTGTTGCTGCAGTACATCCACATACTACTGAGATGGCTAGGAAGATTTTGGAGCATATTGATAGAAATCCACCCACTCCTAAGGATAAGACTTCAGAGTTAAAGCTAGTCGCTACATGGAAGAAACCTGAATCTTCTGTTGTCAGCAATGCTTTGTCAAATGAGCGTAATACCTTACCAAATTTAGGATATTTTggttcttataaaaataaagataaaattgacCAGAATAATTATGCTCAAAGGAGTGAAGATAAAAGGAACTCTCATTTTAAGGTTCCACCTCAGGACAGTACTTCTGAAGCTGCCAAGGCTGTAAATAAAGGTGGTTCAGCTTTTTCAGTGACTAGACCAGTTTTGCCTTCTATATCTATTAGCAAGCCTGTGTCAAGATGGCCATTTACTTCCGATGCTGGTTCAGGGTTTACATTCCCGGTTTCTTCCTCTGGAGTAGAGCCACCAACACCAACCATTGTGCCATCATTCTCAGGCAGTGGTCTGCAGCAGAAAGAGGGACCTGCTGTTCCTTCATATAGTTTTGGCTCACAAAGGTCTAATCCTGCCCTTGTATTTTCCTTCCCTTCTACAAGCAGTGCTACCATTCATGAAGATGCTCTGGATATTAAGTTCAGCTTTGGATCTGATGAGAAGACGCAGTTATCTTTCAGTTCACTCGAAAAAGATGCTGTCTGCTATTAA